CATGCTGCGCGTGCCCAGGGCGGTTTTGGCCCCCATGGCGGGCTACACCGATGCGCCCTTTCGGCGGCTGGCCTGGGAGCACGGGGCGGCCTGGACGGTAAGCGAGATGGTGCTGGCCAGGGGTTTTCTGGCTGGGGAGCGCAAATCCACCGAGCTGGGGGCTCCTTATCCGGGAGAGCCAAACCTAGTGGTGCAGCTTTTTGGCGACGACCCCGAGGTGCTGCGCGATGCAGCGGCCAGGGCGGAAGCCATTTTTTCGCCGGTGGCGATAGACCTGAACATGGGCTGCCCGGCCCCCAAGCTGGCCGGGCGGGGTGGGGCTTGTTTGTTGCAAACCCCCGAGCGGGCTTTTGACCTGGTGAGGGCTATGCGCCAGGGAACCCGGCTCGAGGTCAGCGCCAAGATTCGCCTGGGCTGGGACGAAGACCGGAGCCTGGAAGTGGCCCAGGGCTTGGAGGCCGCCGGGGTGGCTCTCATCACCGTGCATGGTCGCACCAGTGAGCAGCGCTACCAAGGGCAGGCCGACTGGGAAGCCATTGCCAAGGTGGCCCAAAGCGTAAAGGTGCCGGTGCTGGGCTGTGGAGACGTCACCCACGCTGAACATTTTTTTAAGCGCCTTCAAACTGGTGTTGCTGGGATCATGATCGGGCGGGGAGCGGTGGGCAACCCCTGGATTTTTCGGCAGATTGCGGGGGATAACCGCGACCCGAGCGAGCTCGAGCGTATCCAGACCGCGCTGCGCCACGCCCAACTTAATGTGCAGTGGTACGGCGAGTTTCACGGCGTTCGCCAGCTTCGCAAGGTGCTGTACCGCTACTTTCCCCACCGCCCCGAGCTACACCCCGCCCTCAAGCAGGTATCCACACTGGAAGAGTTGCACGCCCTGCTGGGCGGAGCCTAGGGCTGAACAGGTATACTCGACCTAACCACCTGCGCCTGGCCTCGAGCAACCGTGTGTGCTGTAGAGTCTGTGAACCCAGGGCAGTGTAAAAAAAGGGGGTGGGTATGGCTACCAAGCCGAATTACAAGTTCCAAAAGCGCCAGCGTGAGCTGGAAAAACAAAAAAAGAAGGCCGAAAAGGCCCAGCGTAAGGCCAGGGCTACCGAGCCGGAGGCAGCCGAGGGGGGCAACCTCGAGCGCGAATAACAACCTGCGCCAAAGTAAACAGGTTAGTCTGTAGCGACCCACCCAAACCACAACCCGCTGTATCCGTTCAGCAGAGGGCTGGCGCACTTTTTCTGAGCGAGGTTAGTTGCTTTCGATGTGATTCTGTTGACAACATATAAATAGATGGCTATATAATCTAATGTCGAATAAGCCTGACCACAGCCTCGGATGACTTCAGTGCCGATACAAGGGGGTTTTTTGTATGAACAAAGCCATCAGCGTTACTGCTGTAGTGAAGGCCCCGTTGCAAACCGCCTGGGAGGCCTACACCCAACCCCAACACATTACCCAGTGGAACCACGCCTCCGACGACTGGCACTGCCCCAGTGCCACCAACGACCTGCGGGTAGGCGGCAGGTTCAGCTCTACCATGGCGGCCAAGGACGGCAGCTTCAGCTTCGAGTTTGAGGGGGTTTATACCCATGTGGAGCCACACCACCGCCCCGCTTACACCTTCGGCGACCGCCGGGCCGAGGTGGTGTTCGAGCCGGTTACGCCCGGCAAGACCAAAGTCACCGTGACGTTCGACCTCGAGGACACCAACCCCGAAGAGATGCAGCGCGCCGGTTGGCAGGCTATCCTCGAGAACTACAAGAAGCACGCCGAGTCGCTGGCGGGGTGAGCTCGAGCGCGACCGCGAGGTGAGCGGGGCCTCCAGGGCGGGAGCCTTAACTGCTGGCTTACCAACGCTTTAGGAAGCGCGATCAGTAGCCAAACAACAGCCCCCGCCGCTTGGCGGCCTGCACGGCCCGGCTAAAGACCACAATGCCCAGGGCCAGATAAGCCAGGCCGTTCAGCAGGGCCAGGCCCAGCAGGTTCCAGTCCAGAGCGGCCTCTTTAGCCATCATCTGCCGGGTGAGGTCGGCGCCGGGGACCAGCGGCACAAAGTAGCCCAGCTTGGCTAGCCAGCCGCTGCCTTCCAGCGGGTATTGCAGCAGAAATATCAGCAAAAACTGGCTAATACCCAGCAACTGCTGCACCCTTTTGAAGAGCAGGGCCAGACTGGCCATGGCAAAGCCCAGGCCGTATCCGCCAAGCAGCACCGTCGTGATGGGCAGCAGCAGTAGGGGGGTAAAGCTCAGGCGAGCCCCGGTTATGAGTAGCAGCACCAGGGCGATACTACCCATGAGCAAGAGCTGGGTGCCCAGGCCAGCCAGGTTACGCACCAGCAGCAAGGGTATGGGGCCATAGGGCGTGAGAAAGACCTGCTCGAGGGTGCCGGTCTGGGCCTCCTCGGAAAGCCCGAAAGACAGCGAACTATAGGAGAAAAGGGTCAGGGTCCAAAGTAGGAAACCGGCCAGAAGGGCTTCGGTGCGCTCACCAAACTCGGCGCTGGGGCCAGCCAGAAAGCGGGCACCCAAAAACAGCAGCAAGAAGAGGATGCTGAGGCTCACTACGGTTCCCACGAACTCGCTGGGATAACGGCGCAGATAGAGCCAACTGCGTTTGAACTCCACCCAGAAGAGGTCAAGCATGGCCCACCACCTTCAAGAATACCTCCAGCAGATCGGTCTCGGCCCGGGCCACCTTCTTGAGGGGCCAGGGCTTGAGGGCCTCGAGCAGCCGCCACAGCCCCTCGCCATCACCTTGGTAGACATAGCTAGGCCCCTCCCCCTCGAGCCCCAGAGCCCGCAACGATGCCAGCCGCTCAGGTGGAAGTGGGGTCTCTAGCTCGACCACGTAGTGTTCCCCGGCAAAACGGCCCAGTACCTCGGCGGTGCGGCCCTCCAGCAGAATTTTCCCTCGCTGGATGATGGCCAGGCGGCTGGCCAGGCGCTGGGCCACCTCGAGCTGGTGGGTGGTGAGCAGGATGGCCTTGCCCTCCCGGGCCAGCCCCCGCACCATCTCCTCGACCCGCAAGGCGCTTTCCACATCCAGCCCCAGGGTGGGCTCATCCAGCAGCAACAGCTCAGGGTGGTGCATGAGGGCTACGCCCAGCGAAAGCTTCTGCTGCATGCCGCGGGAAAGGTGGCGCACCTCGGTGCGGCTTTTTTCAGCCAGTCCCAGCTGCTCCAGAATGTTTTGCGCCCGCCGGGAGGCTTCTCCAAACCGGAGGCCCCGGGCCACCCCGAAGTAGACCAGGTTCTCCTGCGCGGTCATGCGCCAGTAGACATTGCGGTTGCCCTCCAGTACGGCCCCCAGGTGGCGTAGGGCCCAGGGGTCCCGGTGGGGGTCTTTGCCCATCAGGTGAACCTGGCCCCGGTCGGGCCAGAGCAGCCCGGCCAGCATCTTGATGGTGGTGGTTTTGCCCGCCCCGTTGGGCCCCAGAAAGGCCAGTACCTCGCCCTGGGCCAGGTGCAGGCTCACCCCTTCCACCGCCAGCAGCGTGCCAAAACGTTTGTGAAGTCCGGTGGCCTCGAGTACAGCGGTCATACCTCGCTCAGATTATCATCCAACGCTTACCCAAGCCCACCAGCACACTCAGAAGCCCCAGCGCCAGCAGCACTCGGCAGCCGTGCGGGGTTCACAGAAGGCCCCCAGCAGGCGCGCCAGGTTGGCGTCTAGCAAAAGGGCGACAGGTGCGGGCGAAGTTTCGGGCATACCCCCCCCAGCATACGCGGCGGGTCTAGCGCAAAATCCCCTGCAACACCTGCACCACCGGACGATCCAGGATGCCCGGAATGCGGGCGGTCAGCCCCAGGTCTACACTCACGCCCCCCACCCCCGGCAGGCCCGACAGACCCAGGCGCAGCTCGCCGCGGTTGCGCCCACTGGGTGCAAGTCCAAGGCTGAACCCGCTCTCGGCCACGCTGCGCCCGCCGATCAGGAGGCGCAAAGGGCCTTCCAGGGTGAACCCGATGGGGTTGGGGTTTTCCACTTCCAGCACCAGCCGGATGGCCAGCCCATCCAGCCGGATCTCGACCAGGCGAATGGTGGGAAGCTGGAAGGCAAACTGGATA
This is a stretch of genomic DNA from Meiothermus cerbereus DSM 11376. It encodes these proteins:
- a CDS encoding ABC transporter ATP-binding protein → MTAVLEATGLHKRFGTLLAVEGVSLHLAQGEVLAFLGPNGAGKTTTIKMLAGLLWPDRGQVHLMGKDPHRDPWALRHLGAVLEGNRNVYWRMTAQENLVYFGVARGLRFGEASRRAQNILEQLGLAEKSRTEVRHLSRGMQQKLSLGVALMHHPELLLLDEPTLGLDVESALRVEEMVRGLAREGKAILLTTHQLEVAQRLASRLAIIQRGKILLEGRTAEVLGRFAGEHYVVELETPLPPERLASLRALGLEGEGPSYVYQGDGEGLWRLLEALKPWPLKKVARAETDLLEVFLKVVGHA
- a CDS encoding ABC transporter permease, with the protein product MLDLFWVEFKRSWLYLRRYPSEFVGTVVSLSILFLLLFLGARFLAGPSAEFGERTEALLAGFLLWTLTLFSYSSLSFGLSEEAQTGTLEQVFLTPYGPIPLLLVRNLAGLGTQLLLMGSIALVLLLITGARLSFTPLLLLPITTVLLGGYGLGFAMASLALLFKRVQQLLGISQFLLIFLLQYPLEGSGWLAKLGYFVPLVPGADLTRQMMAKEAALDWNLLGLALLNGLAYLALGIVVFSRAVQAAKRRGLLFGY
- a CDS encoding tRNA dihydrouridine synthase, giving the protein MVAEPTTLTGFYARMLRVPRAVLAPMAGYTDAPFRRLAWEHGAAWTVSEMVLARGFLAGERKSTELGAPYPGEPNLVVQLFGDDPEVLRDAAARAEAIFSPVAIDLNMGCPAPKLAGRGGACLLQTPERAFDLVRAMRQGTRLEVSAKIRLGWDEDRSLEVAQGLEAAGVALITVHGRTSEQRYQGQADWEAIAKVAQSVKVPVLGCGDVTHAEHFFKRLQTGVAGIMIGRGAVGNPWIFRQIAGDNRDPSELERIQTALRHAQLNVQWYGEFHGVRQLRKVLYRYFPHRPELHPALKQVSTLEELHALLGGA
- a CDS encoding SRPBCC family protein; the protein is MNKAISVTAVVKAPLQTAWEAYTQPQHITQWNHASDDWHCPSATNDLRVGGRFSSTMAAKDGSFSFEFEGVYTHVEPHHRPAYTFGDRRAEVVFEPVTPGKTKVTVTFDLEDTNPEEMQRAGWQAILENYKKHAESLAG